A single region of the Candidatus Methanomethylicota archaeon genome encodes:
- a CDS encoding CBS domain-containing protein translates to MVAYLPSPQELKSLRKKAKLTQKELAKRAGISQSLVARIERGTVDPRLSTLRKIVKVLNEALGSKGITAKSIMNSPVIYVEAEETVERAIELMWKHGISQLPIFQKGKLIGSIREDTILSKIKDENISELLKKKVHYLKEKPFPVVNENASLEEVARLLMLGSPAVLVSDNEKIIGIITKIDLIVKQSLS, encoded by the coding sequence ATGGTTGCATATTTACCTTCTCCTCAAGAATTAAAAAGTTTAAGAAAAAAAGCAAAACTTACACAAAAAGAATTAGCAAAAAGAGCAGGAATTAGTCAATCATTAGTAGCTAGAATAGAAAGAGGGACTGTAGATCCAAGATTATCTACTTTAAGAAAAATAGTAAAAGTATTAAATGAAGCATTAGGGAGTAAAGGAATTACTGCTAAATCAATAATGAATAGCCCAGTGATATATGTAGAAGCTGAAGAAACTGTAGAAAGAGCAATAGAATTAATGTGGAAACATGGTATTTCTCAACTTCCAATTTTTCAAAAAGGAAAACTTATTGGAAGTATTAGAGAAGACACAATATTAAGTAAAATAAAAGATGAAAATATTTCAGAATTATTAAAAAAGAAAGTTCATTATTTAAAAGAAAAGCCATTTCCTGTTGTAAATGAAAATGCTAGTTTAGAAGAAGTTGCTAGACTTTTAATGTTAGGCAGTCCAGCTGTTCTTGTAAGTGATAATGAAAAAATTATAGGAATTATTACTAAAATAGATTTAATTGTTAAACAATCATTATCATAA
- a CDS encoding helix-turn-helix domain-containing protein, giving the protein MPSIDEKEALEEIKIGLITIRRDIIDRLRRIEEYISFIDSDIGRLRLEIQRINERLNEIYSEDFEKYKIQKIESIEKKIEKKSEEKKEVKTMTKRTTLNPTEIAIIKYLIENPGTKSATPIAQSIGKAREHVARTLKKLADEKIIIRDENTWPYTYIVPEETKKLVM; this is encoded by the coding sequence ATGCCAAGTATTGATGAAAAAGAAGCATTGGAAGAAATTAAAATTGGATTAATAACAATTAGACGTGATATAATTGATAGACTAAGGCGTATTGAAGAATATATAAGTTTTATTGATTCAGATATAGGTAGATTAAGACTTGAAATTCAAAGAATAAATGAAAGACTTAATGAAATTTATAGTGAAGATTTTGAAAAATATAAAATACAAAAAATAGAGTCTATTGAAAAGAAAATAGAAAAGAAGTCAGAGGAGAAGAAAGAAGTAAAAACCATGACAAAAAGAACGACGCTTAATCCAACAGAAATTGCAATAATAAAATACTTAATTGAAAATCCTGGTACAAAAAGTGCTACACCAATTGCACAAAGTATAGGAAAAGCTAGAGAACATGTTGCTAGAACTCTTAAAAAATTAGCAGATGAGAAAATAATAATACGTGATGAAAATACATGGCCATATACATATATTGTTCCTGAAGAAACAAAAAAACTTGTGATGTGA